GGCCGCAGCGGAACGCCTCAGCCTGAGCCGCCCGCATGAGCGCGATCGACGCGCGCGGACTTGCCCCTAGCACGACATCCGCATGCTGTCTCGTCGATGTCGTCAGCTGCACAATATATTGCTTGATCGTCTCGTCCACATGCACCGCCCGCGCCTCCTTCTGGAGACGGGCGAATTCCTCCTGCAGCACAACGGCGCGAATGTGCGACAGCGGCGACTCCTGCTCCATCCGGCCGAGCATCTCGACCTCCTCACGCGGCTCCGGGTAGCCGAGCCTCAGCTTCAGCAAGAACCGATCGAGCTGTGCCTCCGGCAATGTGTAGGTGCCCTCGAAGTCGATCGGATTTTGCGTAGCGAGTATAAAAAACGGCTCAGGCAGCGCATACGTCTCCCCGTCCACCGTCACCCGCTTCTCCTCCATCGCCTCCAGCAGCGCCGCCTGCGTCCGTGCCGACGTCCGGTTCAGCTCATCAGCAAGCACAATGGACGAGAACAGCGGCCCTCGACGAAATTCGAACTCCATCGTCCGCTGGTTGTACACCGACACCCCGCTCAAATCAGACGGCAGCAAATCCGGCGTACATTGAATGCGCTTGAAGCCGCAGTCGATCGTGCGCGACAGGGCGCGGATGAGCATCGTTTTGCCGACGCCCGGAACGTCCTCCAGCAACACATGACCGCCCGCCAATAGAGCGACCAGCAGCTTCTCGATGATCGGCCGCTTGCCGACCATCACCTTTTCCACCTGAAACACAATACGCTCGAGCGTCGCTTGGTACGAATCTGACAAGGATGAGGATGATGCCATATAAGAACCTCCTAATATTCGGCTAATAGCCCGATTCATAGATTCGCAGTCTGTATGCAGTCTGTGTACATGCTATAAATCCAGTATCGCCGAGATTAAGAGATTTTAGACTTCAGGCACAGGAAGATACCCTGCTAGTATCATAGGCACGCTAGGGACGAGCATTCCCATTCGTTGCGGCCTTCCCGCTTGAACAACGGCAGCACGCTCCGAGGCGGCTTCATAGGCCAGCACCTTCACACCGAGCTGCTGCAGCGCAGCACGCATCGGCACGTACAGACTCCCATCCCGCAGCTCCAGCTCGGGCAGCGAGGTCACCTGCATCGATCGGTAGATGTCGGTCATCCCGATGCGCACCTGCTCATAGCTGCGTAGCTGGAGGCGCGAGAGATCATATTCCGCCCGGTGCGTGCCGTATTCGATCGCTGCCGTACGCGACGATTCCGACCACTCTACCTTAGCACCCAGCGCCTCCGCAAGCGCGCGCAGCGGAACGATCAGCCGGTGCTCGCGCAGCAGCAGCTCAGACGCCTCCAGCTCGGTAAGTCGATTGCCAATCCGCAGCATCACCTGCTGAAGCCGAATCGTATCCATAGCTGTAACCGTCGAAAAAGCCGAATCCTCCGTGACTGCCCCTGCGGCTTCTTCAGCAGCACCACCCGAGCCTGTAAATCCAGCTGATACCGCTAATCCAGCTAATCCAGCCGAATCCACGGGTCCACCTGACTGAACGGCTCCAGCCGATCCAGCCGTTGCCCTCGCGCCGCCCTCAAGTACATCGCCGTCGGCCGACTTCAGCCTTCCAGCTAACCCCTCTGCAGCTCGTCCCTTATCTAATGGCGCTGCTTCCTTCAAGCGTGCGGCCAAGTGCTCCCTCATGTCTTCTGTCGTCGTCTTGAACGTCTCCAGCGTCGTATGTCTAGGCCATCTCGACGACTTGACGACCGAGAACCGATCTGGCTTCACCTGCTCATCCATTGCAGCGAACGTGTAGCCTTGATCCCGGAACGTCCGGATGATGTCCGGCAGCGCCTTCAGCGTCTCCCCATGCCCCGCTCCATCATGCATCAGCACGTTGACCTCATGGCGAAAAGGACCCTTCTGCACGTTCGCCACAATTTCCGCCGCCGGCACCCCGACCCGCCTCGAATCCCCACTGTCGATCGACCAGTCATACACGTGATAGCCCGCTTCCTGCAAATAATAGAAGTAGTAATGGTCGAAATTCGAGAACGTCCCGCCCGGCGCCCTCGCAATGGATGTCCGCACACCAGCCGTGCGCAGCAGCACCTCCTCGGTCCGCTTCAGCTGGCTCCAATAGCCCTCGAAGCTCGAATACAGCTCTTTATACGAATGATTATATGAATGATTGCCGACCGCGTGGCCTTCCTTCACGATTCGCTTCAGCACCTCGGGCCTTGCCTCCACCTGTGCGCCTACAACGAAGAACGTAGCCGGAACACCGTGCTCCTTCAGCACGTCCAGCACCTTCGGCGTCAGCTCGCTCGGCCCATCGTCGAACGTCAAGTATACAGTCGGCTTCTCCGGTGTCCGATACGACCTCTCCGTCTCCACCCGCTTCCCTGCAGACAAGGCCGCGTACGCCTCCTGCAGCGCCTGCTCCCCATGCCCAGCCTCTGTAGTAGACTTCGCTTCAGCACCCCCGCTACCTGACCCCCATCCAACTAGAGCCATTACCATCACCATCGCTACCACTACCACTCTACTGAACATGCTGCTGAATCGTGCCGGCCATCCACGCTTCATTCGCAATCCCTCCATACATTCTACGAGACTTGGTTTAATAGAATATATGGGCTCCATCTATGGAATAGACCTCCCCTGAAATAACAGATTCCGAGTCCTCTCGGATCTGTTATGGCAAGCCTCGAATTTGGCGCAGACAAATTGAGGGCAGCTCTTCCCCCTGGAATAACAGATCCGAGGTCTCTCGGAATTGTTCACATTAAATAGAAAAAGACGCCTACCCAAGGTAGACGCCGCCCACACCTAGCAGCAGCCAGAAATAATAGATTTCTTCGTTCAAGGAATAGCCAAATATCGGGCCGAATCATAACCCGAACGTGATGATCGAGCGACGTTGTAAATTTCGCTCTGCATCATTCAGTTCCTGACAGTCTCTTATCATCTATTCGATCTCAACCAAAGACTCAATAAGATAATCACATTCCTTCTCCAGCATCTCTCTCGAGCCTTCGTGGGTGACGACACCAATGGCAATGCTGCCTGCTGCTTTGGCCATCCGCATATCGACGATAGAATCGCCGACCACAGCGAACTCATGGGGCTGTATCTGAAGCCTCCTGCATGCTTCCAAAGTCATCTCGGGATCGGGCTTCCCTTTAGTCACCGCTTCTGGAGTAATGATGAAATCCAGCAATTCCTCTATTCCTAATAAATCGACACACGCCTTTGTCCGAAGCGCATGGTCAGAGGTCACAATACATGTACGGATATTTCGCGTTGTCAAGCGATGAAATATTTCTGGCACGCCTTCTTTTCTGAGAAAAGCTTTCTCCAGCTGCATATGCCGATCAGCTTCTTTAAAAATGGATTCCGCCAATGTTCTGCATTGAAACCACGGATAACGCTTAAGCAAGTAAATCAACCCTGCAATTATTATGATTTCCTCTTGCAGTGTCGCTACAGCAAGTACCCCTTGATAATCGATCTTACCCGGCTGATCAGTCCCCATCGCTTGATTCCAAAGATGACCATGCTCTTCACCAACGATTCGAACGAAGTTTTCCTTGCGCATTTCATCCACATAATCCCAGAAAGCCTCAGCATGAAACAAGGTTCCATCTTTATCAAAGCCGATGGCCTTCACAGGAATGAATTCGCCAGCAATTGTAATTCCTCTATGGTTTGTCTCAGCACGCGTCACTTGTTAATCCCCCTCTTCCATGGATGGACAATGGCGCTCCAGTACAGGTCTGGTCACATTCGAATCCTTCGTCTTTTGACCAACGCCTATATTAATTTTATACCACATCCAAGATTTGGTGTACATGTAATTTTTACACTGAAGTTGTTGTTGACAACACTAAAAAGCAGATGCTAGTATTTTGTTAGTGCCAAAATTGGAAGGAGGTGTATTATATTGAAAATTATTGATTCAGCCTGCACCCCGTCATTATACCATTTAAGAAGAATGCCAGATGGTCCGGCGGGACACGCCAGAATGCGCTATCGATGATCCTGGGGTGTATGGGGGCCTGGAAGCACGCTCAGTATTACGGTTATATACTAAGCGAACGAACGTCTTGGTCTGCCGAGCAAGTTTAACGCAACGGAATGCACACCTTACGACGATCAGGAAGCTTTGGACAATGAGACAAGCTTTATCCAATGCGCAAACCTTTTGCGCAATATCCTATAAGGAGGCAAGAAGCACTATGCCGCAACCCGTTCAGGCAGTGACCACTTTAATGCATCGAGGAGATAGCCAAAGCAATTTATTACTCTATCAAGCAATGCTTTCTCATAACAGCGGCTTGGAAATAGCATTTGATTCGAATAAGGCTAATGAGAAGCTACGGGAAGCACTAGTTCACGAGGGACGCTTGAAGGATCCGTTCGACCCGCTACACTTGTTTCAAAAAACGACTAGTGAGAGCATCGTCCCTTTCCTGCCTTTACACCGTCTTTCCAATGAAGAAGAGAAGAAGGCTTGTATGACTGCATTCGCGCAAGTATTGGAATCCGGTCTCTACACCTCAGGCCCCTTCACGGAAAAGCTAGAGCGCGAGTTCTCCTCCTTCCTGCAGCAGAAGCACGTCTTGCTTTGCAGCAGCGGCACTGACGCCATGATTGTCGCTTTGCTGGCACTAGGCATTGGGCCAGGAGATGAAGTGATCATGCCCGCCAACAGCTTCGCTGCTACCGAGAACGCTGTCCTTGCCTGCGGAGCGATTCCTGTCTTCTGCGACTCTACTGCTCATGATTACTTGATTGATGCAGCTAAGATCGAACCCCTCGTCACAGCCCGCACCAAGGCGATACTTCCTGTACATTTGTATGGTCGTATGTCTGACATGAAACAGCTTCGAGCCGTAGCTGACACCTTCGGTCTCTTTCTTATTGAGGATGGATGTCAAGCGATTGGTGCAACTGATTTAGGCAAATATGGAGACATCGCTGTAATTAGCCTGAATCCATTCAAGAATATGGGTGTATGCGGCAAAGCTGGCGGTCTGATGACCAATAAGGATGAGCTTGCAGAACGCTGCAGCCGCTTCAGCTACCACGGGTTTGTCAAGGGACAAAAAAATGTGAAGCAGGAATCGTTCGGTTATAACTCGAGGATCGATAATACGCAATCGGCTATTGGCCTAGCCAAGCTTCCGTTCCTTTCTCTAAACAACTTCAAAAGAATGGTGCTTGCTTCACGTTATATCAGCCTCTTAAGACCACTTCAGGAATCCGGTCGCATTTCGTTACCTGATTTGACAGGAGATCACGTGTGGCACCTATTTTCCATTCAAATCCACTCCATGTTCGATCGCGATGAGGTCAGACGCAGACTGCATTCGGAATTTCAAGTTGAAACCGATGTCTACTACACCGTGCTGAGTCATCTTCAGCAGACACCACTGCGTGACACGCACTTCAAGCATTGTTCGCTTCCGAATACCGAAACCTTGCACAAGAGGCTATTGAATCTCCCACTCCACCCCAATATGACGTTGGACGAGCAGGATCGGGTTGTGGAGGGTTTGCATGCAGTCCTCTAACTCCACTTTTCTACACTTGCCACTCGTTCCTAATCCTGAACATGTTATCTTTTCTGACTTTGACGAAACGTACTTGGCACATAGTGGGGATGCAGCGTATGTTGCGGGCTTGCGCCTACTGGAGCAGTTTCTTCTGGAGCACGCATCAGATAAACGGCTCTTAGTCGGCTGGGTGACCGGCAGCAGCCTGTCCTCCGTCCTCGACAAAGCTGCCAGGCACGGCCTGAACGTGCTGCCACACTTTATTGCCAGCGGGCTCGGTACGGAGATTACGTATTTCAGCAATGGCCGTAGCTCCAAAGATACCGAATGGGAGCTACGGCTGCTTGAAAGCGGCTATTCGCAGGACAAAGTAAGCGAGCTCGTCGAGTCATTGAACCGCCAAGGCGTTGTTCTCATACCGCAAAGCACGCAAGGAGCATCTAATTTGAAAGATAGCTACTATTATCGGGAAACCGGAGTTGCTGATGACGACACGCTCTCCCTAGATCAAATTCGAGAATACTGTTCACAGAACGGGATTGGCGTCAACATCAGCAAATGCAATCCATTGGCAGGTGACCCTGAGGACTGTTACGACATTGACTTCATCCCAATAAACTCAGGCAAAAAACATATTGTCGCCTACATGTTGAACAAAACAGCAGTATCATCCGAGCATGCATTCGCCTTTGGGGACAGCGGAAACGATCTGGACATGCTTCAATCGGTTAAATACGGATATCTGGTCGGTAATGCGACCGATGAGGCACGTTCCAAGTTTCCTTCTATAGCGAATCATGCATATGCGGAAGCCATCCATACTGTATTGGTAGAACAATTATTGACCCTTAAATAAAGATAAACGGATCGGAGTGAACCATAATGAAAATTGGAATTATCGGTACAGGCGGAATAGCCAAAGCTCACATTCGAGCGCTGGGCAAGCTTCATGCCCTTCAACTTACAGGTGTCTATGATATTAACCTCGAATCTGCACAGAAGGTTGCTAGCGAAAACGGCTGCACCGTATTCGCTACACCCGAGCAATTAATTGAAGCTGTGGACGGTGTGATCATCGCTTCACCTAACTTCATGCATCAGGAGCAATCGCTCCTTGTTCTCCAAGCGAATAAACACGTCTTATGCGAAAAACCGATGGCCGTCAGCTTAGATGAAGCACGCACCATGTCCGAGCTAGCCAAGCAATGCTCAGCTTCCGCTTGTGTCGGCTTTAACTACAGATACCTCCCCATCATTCGCGAAATTAAGCGGTTGCTTGACAACGGGGAGATCGGTGAACTGCTTGCTGTTAAGCTGGGCTTTCAGAAGAGCAGCGCACTAACCAAAACCTCCTTTACATGGCGGGATGACTCCACAAGTAAAATGACCAGTGGAGCACTAGGCGATCTGGGCGTTCATCTAATCGATATGTTGTGGTTCTTACTTCAAGGAGAAATCCATGAAGCCGACTTAAAGACAATAATGAAAACAAACGTTCCTATCAGAGAAAATAAAACGATCCACGTCGACGATTATTCTGCCGTGTACGGTAAGCTTAAGTCAGGTACCTACGTTGAACTCATCGCTTCCAAATCGTCGACGCAGGAGGAAACCGGGGTTTATCTGAATCTGATTGGCACTAAGCAGGAGCTCCGTTATGAGTCCGCTTGGAAACGTACCTATAAAATAAAACAAGGCATCGAATGGGTAGAGCACTCGTATGACGCGCCCCAGACACTGACCGACCCTCCCAATGAAATATTTGGTTGGTCGGATTCGTTCATCCATCAGCTGCAGGATTGGCAGCTTAAGGCCACAAGAACCCCTGCCCATCACAACGTCTGCATTGCAGACTTCCGAGATGGTCTCCGTTCCCAAGAAACACTAGATATGTTTATTCGTAATCGGGTTCAGCCCAAGAAGGAAGAGCTTCGGCATGTCGTCTTAACCTAGCCGAACTATAGGATGATAAGTGATGGAGCAGGAGCGTAAGGAGCAATCGGTTCAAGACAAAAGTATCTTTGCATTGACATGGCCCATATATATAGACCATATGCTTGGTTATTTCGTCGGCTTTGTCGATGTATTTCTATTAAGTCAAATTTCTGACCATGCATCTGCAGCTGTCGGTGCCGTTAACGTTATTGTACTATTTGTAATCATGCTGCTCGGTGCGCTGGGGATCGGTGGGGGGGTTATTTATTCCCAATACTTAGGTGCGAACAAGCAAGACGCCGTTCGACGACTCTACGCATCCGCCTTTGTGTTGAATATGGCAGTCGGCATCGTGACCAGCTTGATCCTCGTGCTGCTGTCGGACTCTCTCGCATCTTGGATTGGGCTGAACGGAGTGCTGCACGAGTACGGAAAGACGTACTTGGCTATCGTAGGCGGCGGGACCTTCTTCTATGCAGGCACGACCTTCTTTTGGGGAATAATGTCTGCTAACGGTTATACTCATTATACGATGTATGTGGCTGTAGCCACGAATGTAATCAATATTATAGGTGTGTACGCACTCACCTTCGGCTATTTCGGACTACCCAAGCTAGGCATCATAGGTATTGCGCTAGCTACCGTTATTGCCCGCATCGTCGGATTTCTGTATTCTTGGTGGCTCGTCCGATATAAGCTGAAGATCCAATTCATTTGGGCTAAAGACGGATTTCTGACCAACACGAAGGTGATGATCCGGACCGTATTTGCCATTACGTTGGAGCCGGTATTCTGGTATGGCGCACAGCTCGTTGCCACCGCAATTATCGCTTCCATCGGCCCAGATGAGCTCGCAGCTCGAACCTATACGGTAACAGTTACCAGCTTCGTTAGCTTGTTCTGCTATTCAGTCTCTCAAGGTACGCAAATCTTAATCAGTCATCTTGTCGGTGCAATGAGAACGGATCAGGTCAAACGCCAGTTTCGCCAAAGCCTGCTAATAGGAACAGGCGTTCCTATTATTATGCTAACATTGATTTACGCCATGTCCGAGTCGATTATCGGCGTATTCACTAAAAACCAAGACATCATTGCTATATCG
Above is a genomic segment from Paenibacillus sp. YYML68 containing:
- a CDS encoding HAD-IIB family hydrolase, which produces MQSSNSTFLHLPLVPNPEHVIFSDFDETYLAHSGDAAYVAGLRLLEQFLLEHASDKRLLVGWVTGSSLSSVLDKAARHGLNVLPHFIASGLGTEITYFSNGRSSKDTEWELRLLESGYSQDKVSELVESLNRQGVVLIPQSTQGASNLKDSYYYRETGVADDDTLSLDQIREYCSQNGIGVNISKCNPLAGDPEDCYDIDFIPINSGKKHIVAYMLNKTAVSSEHAFAFGDSGNDLDMLQSVKYGYLVGNATDEARSKFPSIANHAYAEAIHTVLVEQLLTLK
- a CDS encoding Gfo/Idh/MocA family protein, whose translation is MKIGIIGTGGIAKAHIRALGKLHALQLTGVYDINLESAQKVASENGCTVFATPEQLIEAVDGVIIASPNFMHQEQSLLVLQANKHVLCEKPMAVSLDEARTMSELAKQCSASACVGFNYRYLPIIREIKRLLDNGEIGELLAVKLGFQKSSALTKTSFTWRDDSTSKMTSGALGDLGVHLIDMLWFLLQGEIHEADLKTIMKTNVPIRENKTIHVDDYSAVYGKLKSGTYVELIASKSSTQEETGVYLNLIGTKQELRYESAWKRTYKIKQGIEWVEHSYDAPQTLTDPPNEIFGWSDSFIHQLQDWQLKATRTPAHHNVCIADFRDGLRSQETLDMFIRNRVQPKKEELRHVVLT
- a CDS encoding HAD family hydrolase — protein: MTRAETNHRGITIAGEFIPVKAIGFDKDGTLFHAEAFWDYVDEMRKENFVRIVGEEHGHLWNQAMGTDQPGKIDYQGVLAVATLQEEIIIIAGLIYLLKRYPWFQCRTLAESIFKEADRHMQLEKAFLRKEGVPEIFHRLTTRNIRTCIVTSDHALRTKACVDLLGIEELLDFIITPEAVTKGKPDPEMTLEACRRLQIQPHEFAVVGDSIVDMRMAKAAGSIAIGVVTHEGSREMLEKECDYLIESLVEIE
- a CDS encoding MATE family efflux transporter, with protein sequence MEQERKEQSVQDKSIFALTWPIYIDHMLGYFVGFVDVFLLSQISDHASAAVGAVNVIVLFVIMLLGALGIGGGVIYSQYLGANKQDAVRRLYASAFVLNMAVGIVTSLILVLLSDSLASWIGLNGVLHEYGKTYLAIVGGGTFFYAGTTFFWGIMSANGYTHYTMYVAVATNVINIIGVYALTFGYFGLPKLGIIGIALATVIARIVGFLYSWWLVRYKLKIQFIWAKDGFLTNTKVMIRTVFAITLEPVFWYGAQLVATAIIASIGPDELAARTYTVTVTSFVSLFCYSVSQGTQILISHLVGAMRTDQVKRQFRQSLLIGTGVPIIMLTLIYAMSESIIGVFTKNQDIIAISTMLLLLAFVNEPGSGFNQVTGSALRAAGHVNYPTVIGGIFMWGMFIPMAYILAIPLGLGVVGVFISMAFDELVRGLLLYRKWSHVIRSPLQLKLESTLAH
- a CDS encoding MoxR family ATPase, translated to MASSSSLSDSYQATLERIVFQVEKVMVGKRPIIEKLLVALLAGGHVLLEDVPGVGKTMLIRALSRTIDCGFKRIQCTPDLLPSDLSGVSVYNQRTMEFEFRRGPLFSSIVLADELNRTSARTQAALLEAMEEKRVTVDGETYALPEPFFILATQNPIDFEGTYTLPEAQLDRFLLKLRLGYPEPREEVEMLGRMEQESPLSHIRAVVLQEEFARLQKEARAVHVDETIKQYIVQLTTSTRQHADVVLGASPRASIALMRAAQAEAFRCGRGYVIPDDVKSLCVPVLAHRLLLQPSAMMGGRGAESIVSSIVAAMPVPVRRHAAG
- a CDS encoding DegT/DnrJ/EryC1/StrS aminotransferase family protein: MRQALSNAQTFCAISYKEARSTMPQPVQAVTTLMHRGDSQSNLLLYQAMLSHNSGLEIAFDSNKANEKLREALVHEGRLKDPFDPLHLFQKTTSESIVPFLPLHRLSNEEEKKACMTAFAQVLESGLYTSGPFTEKLEREFSSFLQQKHVLLCSSGTDAMIVALLALGIGPGDEVIMPANSFAATENAVLACGAIPVFCDSTAHDYLIDAAKIEPLVTARTKAILPVHLYGRMSDMKQLRAVADTFGLFLIEDGCQAIGATDLGKYGDIAVISLNPFKNMGVCGKAGGLMTNKDELAERCSRFSYHGFVKGQKNVKQESFGYNSRIDNTQSAIGLAKLPFLSLNNFKRMVLASRYISLLRPLQESGRISLPDLTGDHVWHLFSIQIHSMFDRDEVRRRLHSEFQVETDVYYTVLSHLQQTPLRDTHFKHCSLPNTETLHKRLLNLPLHPNMTLDEQDRVVEGLHAVL
- a CDS encoding polysaccharide deacetylase family protein, whose protein sequence is MKRGWPARFSSMFSRVVVVAMVMVMALVGWGSGSGGAEAKSTTEAGHGEQALQEAYAALSAGKRVETERSYRTPEKPTVYLTFDDGPSELTPKVLDVLKEHGVPATFFVVGAQVEARPEVLKRIVKEGHAVGNHSYNHSYKELYSSFEGYWSQLKRTEEVLLRTAGVRTSIARAPGGTFSNFDHYYFYYLQEAGYHVYDWSIDSGDSRRVGVPAAEIVANVQKGPFRHEVNVLMHDGAGHGETLKALPDIIRTFRDQGYTFAAMDEQVKPDRFSVVKSSRWPRHTTLETFKTTTEDMREHLAARLKEAAPLDKGRAAEGLAGRLKSADGDVLEGGARATAGSAGAVQSGGPVDSAGLAGLAVSAGFTGSGGAAEEAAGAVTEDSAFSTVTAMDTIRLQQVMLRIGNRLTELEASELLLREHRLIVPLRALAEALGAKVEWSESSRTAAIEYGTHRAEYDLSRLQLRSYEQVRIGMTDIYRSMQVTSLPELELRDGSLYVPMRAALQQLGVKVLAYEAASERAAVVQAGRPQRMGMLVPSVPMILAGYLPVPEV